In one window of Leifsonia sp. NPDC080035 DNA:
- a CDS encoding sensor histidine kinase: MNHSALTPVFTALRVGLHALVIGLAGYVLVRSCVSVAATGRWAPEGVVIGVSVLFVATYAVAGPLRSRLRGPFRLVWLAALTVEWIVLAALTPDATFLVFPLFFLALHLLPVPWSVVAVGCLTVAAVLFFAGHSGWTAGGVLGPLIGAGVAVAIGLGYRALFREAQERERLIRDLVATREQLAASERQAGTLGERERLARELHDTVAQGLSSIQLLLHAAERSTTDASALDALRLARETAATDLAETRRFIRELSPPALDDRSLPAALERLAEQTTRASGVRVDVRVSGDPAPLPMPVETALLRAAQGSLANVVQHAGARSAGLTLSYMEDAVTLDVVDDGGGFDPGSAGDAARHPGSFGLRAMRERAAALGGAVVVESAPGHGTAVAVTLPIGGGA, from the coding sequence GTGAATCACTCCGCCCTGACGCCGGTGTTCACCGCGCTGCGGGTCGGCCTGCACGCTCTCGTGATCGGGCTCGCCGGTTACGTCCTCGTGCGATCCTGCGTCTCCGTCGCCGCCACCGGCCGCTGGGCGCCGGAGGGCGTCGTGATCGGCGTCTCCGTGCTCTTCGTGGCGACCTATGCCGTGGCCGGCCCGCTGCGGTCGCGGCTGCGCGGGCCGTTCCGGCTGGTCTGGCTCGCGGCGCTCACCGTGGAGTGGATCGTGCTCGCGGCGCTGACCCCGGACGCCACCTTCCTGGTCTTCCCCCTCTTCTTCCTCGCGCTGCACCTGCTCCCCGTGCCGTGGAGCGTCGTCGCCGTCGGGTGCCTCACGGTCGCTGCCGTGCTGTTCTTCGCCGGGCACTCGGGGTGGACCGCCGGCGGCGTGCTCGGTCCGCTGATCGGCGCGGGCGTCGCCGTCGCGATCGGGCTCGGCTACCGGGCGCTGTTCCGGGAGGCGCAGGAGCGCGAACGACTCATCCGTGACCTGGTGGCGACCAGGGAGCAGCTCGCGGCGAGCGAGCGGCAGGCCGGCACCCTCGGCGAGCGGGAGCGGCTCGCGCGCGAGCTGCACGACACGGTGGCGCAGGGACTGTCGAGCATCCAGCTGCTGCTGCACGCCGCCGAGCGGTCGACGACGGACGCGTCCGCGCTGGACGCCCTCCGGCTCGCCAGGGAGACCGCGGCGACGGACCTGGCGGAGACCCGCCGGTTCATCCGCGAGCTCAGCCCTCCCGCCCTGGATGACCGCTCCCTCCCCGCCGCGCTGGAGCGGCTGGCCGAGCAGACGACCCGGGCGAGCGGCGTCCGGGTGGATGTGCGGGTGAGCGGCGATCCCGCTCCCCTGCCGATGCCGGTCGAGACCGCGCTGCTGCGGGCGGCGCAGGGGTCGCTGGCGAACGTGGTGCAGCACGCCGGGGCCCGCAGCGCCGGGCTCACCCTGAGCTACATGGAGGACGCGGTGACGCTGGACGTGGTGGACGACGGCGGCGGCTTCGACCCGGGGTCCGCCGGGGACGCCGCCCGACATCCCGGCTCCTTCGGCCTGCGCGCCATGCGCGAGCGCGCGGCCGCCCTCGGCGGCGCCGTCGTCGTCGAGTCGGCGCCCGGTCACGGCACAGCGGTCGCCGTCACCCTGCCGATCGGAGGCGGTGCATGA
- a CDS encoding DUF3224 domain-containing protein, with translation MDTATTIIARFEVTGWEPVELPGINGDWVGAVIMRKTYTDGLVGDSVAHFVSSGTEEDGRGYLAAERVTGRLEDGRSGSFTVHHGALQHPGDSSAFGHIVPGTGTGDFAGFAGDARIHHDETGPFFVFTLR, from the coding sequence ATGGACACCGCCACGACGATCATCGCCCGCTTCGAGGTCACCGGCTGGGAGCCGGTCGAGCTGCCGGGCATCAACGGCGACTGGGTCGGCGCCGTCATCATGCGCAAGACCTACACCGACGGCCTCGTCGGCGACTCCGTCGCCCACTTCGTCTCCTCCGGCACAGAGGAGGACGGACGCGGCTACCTGGCGGCGGAGCGGGTCACCGGGCGCCTGGAGGACGGCCGCAGCGGTTCGTTCACCGTCCACCACGGTGCGCTGCAGCACCCGGGCGATTCGTCCGCGTTCGGCCACATCGTGCCGGGCACCGGAACGGGCGACTTCGCCGGTTTCGCGGGCGACGCGCGCATCCACCACGACGAAACCGGACCGTTCTTCGTCTTCACCCTGCGCTGA
- a CDS encoding CYTH domain-containing protein, whose amino-acid sequence MPHTSQVEIERKYDVDEETLPPALVGVGAIAVEGEPTTDELVATYFDTADLDLARAHIAVRARSGGGDEGWHVKLPPEQEGRRELHWPLGDGRTPPSELLDAVREHTRAERTLELAPIARVRNTRVTVLLQDAAGFDLAELCDDHVSSENLRTGHRDAWREWEVELLSGAPDTREGRTALLDGIEARLLEAGARHAASASKLQRALGL is encoded by the coding sequence ATGCCGCACACCTCCCAGGTCGAGATCGAACGCAAGTACGACGTGGACGAGGAGACCCTCCCGCCCGCGCTCGTCGGCGTCGGCGCGATCGCGGTCGAGGGCGAGCCGACCACGGACGAGCTCGTCGCCACGTACTTCGACACCGCAGACCTGGACCTCGCCCGCGCGCACATCGCCGTTCGGGCCCGCAGCGGCGGCGGCGACGAGGGCTGGCACGTGAAGCTGCCGCCGGAGCAGGAGGGCCGGCGGGAGCTGCACTGGCCGCTCGGCGACGGGCGGACACCGCCGTCCGAGCTCCTGGACGCCGTCCGCGAGCACACGCGCGCGGAGCGCACGCTGGAGCTGGCGCCGATCGCGCGCGTCCGGAACACCCGCGTCACCGTCCTGCTGCAGGACGCCGCCGGCTTCGACCTGGCCGAGCTGTGCGACGACCACGTGAGCAGCGAGAACCTGCGCACCGGCCACCGGGACGCCTGGCGCGAGTGGGAGGTGGAGCTGCTGAGCGGCGCCCCCGACACCCGCGAGGGACGGACAGCGCTGCTCGACGGCATCGAAGCGCGCCTGCTGGAGGCGGGCGCCCGCCACGCCGCCTCCGCCTCGAAGCTCCAGCGCGCGCTCGGCCTCTGA
- a CDS encoding 6-phosphofructokinase: protein MKIGILTSGGDCPGLNAVIRGAVLKGDRVYGSEFAGFRYGWRGVVEGDIMPLDRHSVRGLSRQGGTILGSSRTNPFEGEAGGPENIQRMMDENGIDAIIAIGGEGTLTAARRLTDAGLRIVGVPKTIDNDLAATDYSFGFDTAVEIATEAIDRLRTTAESHQRCMVVEVMGRHVGWIALHSGMAGGAHAILIPEQPQSIEQICEWVESVRDRGRAPVIVVSEGFHLNTMEEAHSHKGLDAFNRPRLGGIGEMLAPMIEERTGIESRATVLGHMQRGGVPSAYDRVLATRLGMAAVDAAYEGRWGSMVSLRGTDVVNVSIADATGGLKTVPDARYEEAALLFG, encoded by the coding sequence ATGAAGATCGGCATCCTGACCAGTGGCGGCGACTGCCCGGGACTGAACGCGGTCATCCGCGGCGCGGTCCTCAAGGGTGACCGGGTGTACGGCTCCGAGTTCGCGGGCTTCCGGTACGGCTGGCGCGGCGTCGTCGAGGGCGACATCATGCCGCTCGACCGGCACAGCGTGCGCGGGCTCTCCCGGCAGGGCGGCACCATCCTCGGCTCCAGCCGAACCAACCCGTTCGAGGGTGAGGCGGGCGGCCCGGAGAACATCCAGCGGATGATGGACGAGAACGGCATCGACGCGATCATCGCGATCGGCGGCGAGGGCACGCTGACCGCCGCCCGCCGGCTCACCGACGCCGGCCTGCGCATCGTCGGCGTCCCGAAGACCATCGACAACGACCTGGCCGCGACCGACTACTCGTTCGGCTTCGACACGGCGGTGGAGATCGCGACCGAGGCGATCGACCGGCTGCGCACCACTGCGGAGTCGCACCAGCGCTGCATGGTGGTGGAGGTCATGGGCCGCCACGTCGGCTGGATCGCGCTGCACTCGGGCATGGCGGGCGGCGCGCACGCCATCCTGATCCCGGAGCAGCCGCAGTCGATCGAGCAGATCTGCGAGTGGGTCGAGTCGGTGCGCGACCGCGGCCGCGCGCCCGTCATCGTCGTCTCCGAGGGCTTCCACCTGAACACGATGGAGGAGGCGCACTCGCACAAGGGCCTCGACGCGTTCAACCGGCCGCGCCTGGGCGGCATCGGCGAGATGCTCGCGCCGATGATCGAGGAGCGCACCGGCATCGAGTCGCGCGCGACGGTCCTCGGCCACATGCAGCGCGGCGGCGTTCCGAGCGCGTACGACCGGGTACTCGCCACCCGCCTCGGCATGGCGGCGGTCGACGCGGCGTACGAGGGACGCTGGGGCTCGATGGTGTCGCTGCGCGGCACCGACGTCGTCAACGTCTCCATCGCCGACGCCACGGGCGGTCTCAAGACGGTGCCCGACGCACGGTACGAGGAAGCGGCCCTCCTCTTCGGCTGA
- a CDS encoding NADP-dependent oxidoreductase, translating to MPRFVQFEEFGSRDYLQVVDRERPWPGPGQILVRVMAAGLNPMDVKAYRSEQAAARMGVTLPSGIGQDFAGFVEDVGDGVTRFRSGDAVLGTAPFAAIADFVVVPADGQVIEKPEALTFEVAGALGVVARTAVASSRSLGLGEHDIVLVSAAAGGVGILAAQLAVRAGATVIGTASEENHEFLETLGIIPVRYGDGLADRVREALDDGDRVTAVLDNHGPDTIEAGIELGVPVERINTIATFGPEAQGAQTVGGYAAGNDELAEVAELLAENELVLPVDSIYPIERVGEAYGRLEAGHVRGKIVVVTD from the coding sequence ATGCCCAGATTCGTCCAGTTCGAGGAGTTCGGCTCCCGCGACTACCTGCAGGTGGTGGACCGTGAACGGCCGTGGCCGGGACCGGGCCAGATCCTGGTGCGGGTGATGGCCGCCGGGCTCAACCCGATGGACGTGAAGGCGTACCGCAGCGAACAGGCGGCCGCGCGCATGGGTGTCACCCTGCCGAGCGGCATCGGCCAGGACTTCGCCGGATTCGTCGAGGACGTCGGCGACGGCGTCACCCGGTTCCGGAGCGGGGACGCGGTGCTCGGCACCGCGCCGTTCGCCGCCATCGCGGACTTCGTCGTCGTGCCGGCGGACGGTCAGGTCATCGAGAAGCCGGAGGCGCTCACGTTCGAGGTGGCAGGCGCTCTCGGGGTCGTCGCCCGCACCGCGGTGGCCAGCAGCCGCTCGCTCGGCCTCGGCGAGCACGACATCGTGCTCGTGAGCGCCGCTGCGGGTGGTGTCGGCATCCTCGCCGCACAGCTCGCCGTGCGCGCGGGCGCGACCGTGATCGGGACGGCGAGCGAGGAGAACCACGAGTTCCTCGAGACGCTCGGCATCATCCCTGTTCGCTACGGCGACGGGCTGGCCGACCGGGTGCGCGAGGCGCTCGACGACGGCGACCGGGTCACCGCTGTGCTCGACAACCACGGTCCGGACACGATCGAGGCGGGCATCGAGCTCGGGGTGCCGGTGGAGCGCATCAACACCATCGCGACCTTCGGTCCGGAAGCGCAGGGCGCCCAGACCGTCGGCGGGTACGCCGCAGGCAACGACGAGCTCGCCGAGGTGGCGGAGCTGCTCGCCGAGAACGAGCTGGTGCTCCCGGTCGACTCCATCTATCCGATCGAGCGCGTCGGAGAGGCGTACGGCCGGCTGGAGGCCGGCCATGTCCGCGGCAAGATCGTGGTCGTCACCGACTGA